In Euphorbia lathyris chromosome 10, ddEupLath1.1, whole genome shotgun sequence, a single genomic region encodes these proteins:
- the LOC136209972 gene encoding uncharacterized protein yields the protein MGWVGDTVDSIKSIQIRQLLTQAVSLGMIVTSALIIWKGLMCITGSESPVVVVLSGSMEPGFKRGDILFLHMSKDPIRAGEIVVFNVDGREIPIVHRVIKVHEREDTKEVDVLTKGDNNYGDDRLLYAQGQLWLQRHHIMGRAVGFLPYVGWVTIIMTEKPIIKYILIGALGLLVITSKD from the exons aTGGGGTGGGTTGGGGATACCGTCGATTCTATCAAATCTATCCAGATCCGCCAACTTCTCACTCAGGCCGTCAGTCTAG GAATGATTGTTACATCTGCCCTAATAATATGGAAGGGATTAATGTGCATAACGGGTAGTGAGTCTCCTGTGGTGGTTGTTCTATCTGGAAGTATGGAACCTGGCTTCAAGAGG GGGGATATTTTGTTTTTACATATGAGTAAAGATCCTATTCGTGCAGGGGAAATTGTTGTTTTCAATGTTGAC GGCCGTGAAATTCCAATCGTCCACCGTGTGATTAAG GTGCATGAAAGGGAAGATACAAAGGAAGTTGATGTCCTCACAAAAG GAGATAATAATTATGGAGATGATAGGCTTTTGTATGCTCAAGGTCAGCTTTGGCTGCAGCGACACCATATTATGGGCAGAGCCGTTGG GTTCTTGCCCTATGTTGGTTGGGTGACAATTATCATGACCGAAAAGCCAATTATCAAG TACATTTTGATTGGTGCATTGGGGTTGCTAGTAATAACTTCAAAAGACTga